Proteins encoded in a region of the Nicotiana tomentosiformis chromosome 9, ASM39032v3, whole genome shotgun sequence genome:
- the LOC104116862 gene encoding glycine-rich protein isoform X1 — protein sequence MGSKAFLFLGLCLAIFFLISSEVVAAELAETSNYAAMKLDNENGVYVDGRGGYNGAGSDGYYGGGRGRGGGGYKRRGCRYGCCRKGYNGCKRCCSYAGEAIDKVTEAQPHN from the exons ATGGGTTCTAAGGCATTTCTGTTTCTTGGCCTTTGTTTGGCTATTTTTTTCCTGATAAGCTCTGAGGTTGTAGCTGCGGAGTTGGCTGAGACTTCCAACT ATGCAGCAATGAAATTGGATAACGAGAATGGAGTATATGTTGACGGACGTGGCGGATACAATGGCGCTGGCAGTGATGGATATTATGGTGGTGGTCGCGGCCGTGGTGGTGGTGGTTATAAACGTAGAGGATGCCGCTATGGTTGCTGTAGGAAAGGTTACAATGGTTGCAAAAGGTGTTGTTCCTACGCAGGTGAGGCCATTGATAAAGTCACTGAAGCCCAGCCTCACAACTGA
- the LOC104116862 gene encoding glycine-rich protein isoform X2, translating into MGSKAFLFLGLCLAIFFLISSEVVAAELAETSNSMKLDNENGVYVDGRGGYNGAGSDGYYGGGRGRGGGGYKRRGCRYGCCRKGYNGCKRCCSYAGEAIDKVTEAQPHN; encoded by the exons ATGGGTTCTAAGGCATTTCTGTTTCTTGGCCTTTGTTTGGCTATTTTTTTCCTGATAAGCTCTGAGGTTGTAGCTGCGGAGTTGGCTGAGACTTCCAACT CAATGAAATTGGATAACGAGAATGGAGTATATGTTGACGGACGTGGCGGATACAATGGCGCTGGCAGTGATGGATATTATGGTGGTGGTCGCGGCCGTGGTGGTGGTGGTTATAAACGTAGAGGATGCCGCTATGGTTGCTGTAGGAAAGGTTACAATGGTTGCAAAAGGTGTTGTTCCTACGCAGGTGAGGCCATTGATAAAGTCACTGAAGCCCAGCCTCACAACTGA